One window from the genome of Kryptolebias marmoratus isolate JLee-2015 linkage group LG1, ASM164957v2, whole genome shotgun sequence encodes:
- the LOC108248341 gene encoding ubiquitin-conjugating enzyme E2 L3, whose product MAASRRLAKELEEIRRSGMKNFRNIQVEESNLLSWQGLIVPDNPPYDKGAFRIEIIFPTEYPFKPPKITFKTKIYHPNIDEKGQVCLPVISAENWKPATKTDQVIQSLIALVNDPQPEHPLRADLAEEYSKDRKKFLKNAEEFTKKHGEKRPID is encoded by the exons ATGGCGGCGAGCAGAAGGCTAGCCAAG gaGCTTGAAGAGATTCGCAGGTCTGGAATGAAAAACTTCAGAAACATTCAAGTTGAGGAGTCAAACCTTTTGTCATGGCAGGGTCTTATTGTTCCC GACAACCCCCCATATGACAAAGGTGCGTTCAGGATTGAAATCATTTTTCCCACCGAGTACCCTTTCAAGCCTCCCAAAATCACATTCAAGACAAAGATCTACCACCCAAACATTGATGAAAAGGGTCAGGTGTGTCTGCCTGTCATCAGTGCAGAGAACTGGAAGCCCGCTACCAAAACTGACCAAG ttatCCAGTCCCTGATTGCTTTGGTGAATGACCCACAACCTGAACACCCCCTGAGGGCAGACTTAGCAGAAGAATACTCAAAGGACCGTAAAAAATTCTTGAAGAACGCCGAAGAGTTTACAAAGAAACATGGAGAAAAGCGGCCAATTGACTGA